One segment of Paenibacillus sp. FSL R7-0337 DNA contains the following:
- a CDS encoding YfhD family protein — MDRENSKIFSKTDKMKMLYEAKAEDVEFSAAEADQDDIEAMDRSREADKRQLGEIMKKE, encoded by the coding sequence ATGGACAGAGAGAACTCGAAAATCTTTTCCAAAACCGATAAAATGAAAATGCTCTATGAGGCGAAGGCCGAGGATGTTGAATTCTCAGCGGCTGAAGCAGATCAGGATGATATAGAGGCCATGGACCGTTCCCGGGAGGCGGACAAGCGGCAGCTGGGAGAGATCATGAAGAAGGAATAA
- the dnaJ gene encoding molecular chaperone DnaJ, translating to MADKRDYYEVLGLGRDASEDEVKKAYRKLARQYHPDVNKASDAEAKFKEVKEAYDVLSDGQQRARYDQYGHIDPNQGMGGGFGGGGGDFGGLGDIFDMFFGGGGGRRDPNAPQRGGDLQYTMTIEFKEAVFGKETDITIPRTETCDTCFGSGAKPGTKPETCSVCHGSGQQEFVQNTPLGQMRNRRPCSHCSGTGKIIKEKCTTCAGQGKVKRQRKIHVRIPAGVDDGAQLRMTGEGEGGTRGGPAGDLYIVIRVKNHDFFERENNDIMCEVPLTFAQAALGDEIEIPTLTEKVKLKIPAGTQTGTFFRLKGKGVPHLRGNGVGDQHVRVIVVTPSKLSDEQKDLLRQFASHNGENTHEQEQSFFDRVKRAFRGD from the coding sequence GTGGCAGATAAACGTGATTATTATGAGGTTCTGGGCCTCGGAAGAGATGCTTCAGAAGACGAAGTGAAGAAGGCTTACCGCAAGCTTGCGCGCCAATACCATCCCGATGTGAATAAGGCCAGTGATGCTGAGGCTAAGTTCAAAGAGGTTAAAGAAGCCTACGATGTCCTGAGTGACGGGCAACAACGGGCGCGGTATGACCAATATGGGCATATTGACCCTAATCAGGGAATGGGCGGCGGCTTTGGCGGCGGTGGCGGAGATTTCGGCGGTCTTGGTGATATCTTCGATATGTTCTTCGGCGGCGGCGGTGGACGGCGTGATCCGAATGCACCACAGCGCGGCGGCGACTTGCAGTATACGATGACCATTGAGTTCAAGGAAGCGGTGTTCGGCAAAGAGACCGATATTACCATTCCGCGCACGGAGACCTGCGATACCTGCTTTGGCTCCGGAGCCAAGCCCGGTACGAAGCCTGAGACCTGTTCCGTCTGCCATGGCAGCGGGCAGCAGGAATTCGTACAGAATACACCGCTTGGACAGATGCGTAACCGCCGTCCCTGCTCCCATTGCAGCGGCACAGGCAAAATCATTAAAGAAAAATGCACCACCTGCGCAGGCCAGGGTAAGGTGAAGAGACAGCGCAAGATCCATGTGCGTATCCCTGCCGGTGTCGATGACGGCGCACAGCTGCGCATGACCGGTGAAGGCGAAGGCGGCACACGCGGCGGCCCGGCCGGAGATCTATACATTGTAATCCGTGTGAAGAATCATGATTTCTTCGAGCGCGAGAACAACGATATTATGTGCGAGGTTCCCTTGACGTTCGCTCAGGCTGCGCTTGGTGACGAGATTGAGATCCCAACGCTGACAGAGAAGGTGAAGCTCAAGATCCCGGCAGGCACCCAGACCGGCACCTTCTTCCGCCTCAAAGGCAAAGGGGTTCCGCACCTTCGCGGCAACGGCGTCGGTGATCAGCATGTCCGCGTTATCGTCGTTACGCCTAGCAAGCTCAGCGATGAGCAGAAGGACCTGCTCCGCCAGTTCGCCTCCCACAACGGAGAGAACACGCATGAGCAGGAGCAGTCTTTCTTCGACCGTGTGAAGCGGGCGTTCCGGGGAGACTGA
- a CDS encoding methyl-accepting chemotaxis protein — protein MENLADQTVTDELVVKALEKNLAMIRFDLDRRVAYVNELFAQSVKYKTEDMYGMQHSQLCFPSFVNSPDYELFWQNLMAGRSFQDKIERMDAEGNSVWLEATYMPVFDETDTHVIGVSKVATNITERQNNMSHVVELMQGMADSLNQRADKGIERSQELLLSIDRIAEVSSENTETLLSLQKQAAAIRGVVQTIRDIASQTHLLALNAAIEAAHAGEFGRGFDVVAKEVRKLSAMVQDQITEVRDSVQAITEEVGRISIGLNQVQDNVQLSQQQIQVALDEFTLIASSAQELDNQAREVMNII, from the coding sequence ATGGAAAATCTAGCAGACCAGACAGTTACAGACGAACTGGTTGTCAAAGCTTTGGAAAAGAATCTCGCCATGATCCGGTTTGACCTGGACCGTCGTGTCGCCTATGTCAATGAGCTCTTTGCCCAGTCAGTGAAATACAAAACGGAGGATATGTACGGCATGCAGCACAGCCAGCTGTGCTTCCCTTCATTCGTGAACAGTCCGGATTATGAGTTGTTCTGGCAGAATTTAATGGCTGGCCGGAGCTTCCAGGACAAAATTGAACGGATGGACGCAGAGGGAAATTCGGTCTGGCTGGAAGCTACATATATGCCGGTGTTCGATGAGACAGATACCCATGTCATCGGCGTATCCAAGGTGGCCACCAACATTACGGAGAGACAGAATAACATGAGCCATGTCGTGGAGCTGATGCAGGGAATGGCGGATAGCCTTAATCAGCGTGCGGACAAAGGAATTGAGCGGAGTCAGGAGCTGCTGCTGAGTATTGACAGGATTGCCGAGGTGTCGAGCGAGAATACCGAAACCCTGCTAAGTCTGCAAAAGCAGGCGGCTGCGATCCGCGGCGTAGTGCAGACCATCCGTGATATTGCTTCCCAGACCCATCTGCTTGCCCTGAACGCAGCTATTGAGGCTGCACATGCCGGAGAATTCGGCCGGGGATTCGATGTGGTGGCCAAAGAGGTAAGAAAGCTGTCCGCGATGGTGCAGGATCAGATTACCGAAGTCCGGGACAGTGTCCAGGCCATTACAGAAGAGGTCGGGAGAATATCCATTGGACTGAACCAGGTGCAGGATAATGTGCAGCTCAGTCAGCAGCAGATTCAAGTGGCTCTGGATGAGTTCACGCTGATCGCAAGCTCTGCGCAGGAGCTGGACAACCAGGCACGCGAGGTTATGAACATTATCTAA
- a CDS encoding S8 family serine peptidase, whose translation MIPGAAFAASSLKTPVSGNHLPALIPANQPYISPQINTNSSNLVRVIVQLSGQPAAVGKYAARQGITALANTATEAAVNRQQEEVLDKAEAKKIDLTVNYKYDTILNGFEVTVPANKIPELAKISGVSSIYPNSTWYALPDQTVTEVTYRNDNAPLKQIHADWAADHGFDGTGLKVGVIDTGVDYTHPDIAAAYKGGYDSFYQDNDPYEEVPLTPGEDKEYGVGYAGTYHGTHVAGTIIGQYAAKGDVAQKGVAPGADLYVYKVLGRNIDKPDTSSGSSAQVIDGIERAVKDKMDVINLSLGSDSEKDVNSPDSIAINNAVLSGVTAVIANGNNGENGQYFSMGSPAASQLGISVGAVDSPIQAFSGEFRAEIPNSVTSVTYDTYQPFHIMAYELGKSNFATIFGTGPVKVAYAKLGKPEDYPAGDLRDTIVLVSRGDLTFDVKIANAKARNVKALAIFNGNTKEIDGKIVPDLSDNIKDRNDFMGYNFGDGYQNVPTLDIQGKYGRQLARAIDATKDKTATFIFGPDYPVEMTPGDEVTSFSSRGPNFDGKLSIKPDIVAPGYGVLSTYPAYGKDHPETDYSKAYSRLNGTSMATPHVAGLALLIKQKHPDYTPFDIRAALANTADPVFNQGAPEDLYRQGPGRANVENAINTPALLQAIEPISILDKNFVPQNVINYNPSTSFGTLLPGSEATKVLQLKNMSDSTLTYSASVEWNYGDPKVSAALDKSSVTAAANGASTFNLKVTVAADTEPQMLQGNIVLKADGQPTLHLPFAINVDKTTEQPDWGTGIQEATLSQPIVYTNSSAVLNYKLKAKDINYYEVNLVGLDDIKKGSYQVSTTGSPDKFFEPGNYSTVISSTYHPYDHNGDPILDASGNPAVASLTDGVYKLEILGIKAKDNTKTPIKIDYNKDSYYSTYTSFRFITVSGSGNNGGGGGGGGGTVVTPTPVVVPAPVKSLVEEGVQQVTVTPLTVSKDGVTTVTVSDSDLKAALAKAAAAKTAVVISVSSIADKSAELSLTAEQLKLLAGMPAGSTVIVNIAGSAVSLPVSLLAASPAGQSLKLVIKQEPDAAGKLIAGTPGAKIIGTPVSYEASWTTATGSTYLNVPTNVFIKRTFTVPGKIESKTAGVLFEKDGLVTPVASVFTPQADGTTLVTVSRPGFSVYAAVSKPAAAFTDITNSKSAVAIQTLADKLIIQGTSATTFAPQSNLTRAEFTALLTRALGLRTDASVTFSDVKSTDWYAKDVAAASKAGLILGIGGGKFAPTQKVTRQELAVILDRAVKLTGTELKAVANPSFTTYSDSAKVAPYAKDSLLALTKAGVFASESGIAFNPTAPATRETAAAALYELLSKSGLIQ comes from the coding sequence ATGATTCCAGGCGCGGCATTCGCCGCCAGCAGCTTGAAGACCCCCGTATCAGGCAATCATCTTCCAGCCTTGATTCCAGCGAATCAGCCTTATATTTCTCCACAGATTAACACCAACTCCTCAAATCTTGTCCGGGTTATCGTTCAACTCAGCGGCCAGCCTGCTGCCGTCGGCAAATATGCTGCCAGACAAGGAATTACAGCGCTCGCCAATACAGCGACTGAAGCTGCGGTAAATAGACAGCAGGAAGAAGTACTTGATAAGGCTGAAGCCAAGAAGATTGACCTCACCGTCAATTACAAGTACGACACAATTCTGAACGGCTTTGAAGTCACCGTTCCGGCTAACAAAATCCCTGAGCTGGCGAAGATCTCCGGCGTGTCTTCCATTTATCCGAACAGCACCTGGTATGCTCTCCCTGATCAGACAGTAACCGAAGTGACTTACAGAAACGACAATGCTCCCCTGAAGCAGATTCATGCCGATTGGGCAGCCGACCACGGTTTCGACGGGACCGGACTGAAAGTCGGTGTAATCGACACCGGTGTTGACTACACGCATCCGGATATTGCTGCGGCTTATAAGGGCGGATATGACTCTTTCTATCAGGACAATGATCCCTATGAAGAAGTACCGCTGACTCCGGGGGAAGATAAAGAATATGGTGTTGGCTATGCGGGAACTTACCACGGTACGCATGTAGCCGGCACGATCATCGGTCAGTATGCAGCTAAGGGTGATGTGGCTCAGAAGGGTGTCGCTCCCGGGGCTGACTTGTATGTCTACAAAGTATTGGGGCGCAATATTGATAAACCGGACACCTCCTCCGGATCTTCCGCTCAAGTCATTGATGGGATTGAACGTGCGGTGAAGGACAAAATGGATGTCATCAACCTGTCGCTCGGCTCCGATTCCGAGAAGGATGTCAACTCTCCGGATTCCATTGCGATTAATAATGCGGTTCTCTCTGGAGTGACTGCTGTCATTGCGAATGGGAATAATGGAGAAAACGGCCAATATTTCTCAATGGGTTCTCCAGCTGCTTCCCAGCTAGGAATCTCAGTAGGGGCTGTTGACAGCCCTATTCAGGCCTTCTCTGGTGAGTTCCGGGCAGAAATCCCGAACTCAGTCACTTCAGTGACTTATGACACTTATCAACCGTTCCACATTATGGCCTACGAGTTGGGCAAATCTAATTTTGCTACCATTTTTGGCACAGGTCCTGTCAAGGTCGCCTATGCTAAATTAGGAAAACCTGAGGATTACCCTGCTGGCGATCTTAGGGATACCATAGTTCTGGTGTCACGTGGTGATCTGACCTTTGATGTCAAGATTGCCAATGCCAAAGCCCGTAATGTAAAAGCGCTTGCCATATTCAATGGTAATACCAAAGAGATTGATGGAAAGATTGTTCCAGACCTTAGTGATAACATCAAAGACCGGAATGATTTTATGGGTTACAATTTCGGAGATGGATACCAAAATGTACCAACCCTTGACATTCAAGGTAAGTATGGACGCCAATTGGCACGAGCTATTGATGCCACCAAAGATAAAACTGCTACATTTATTTTTGGCCCGGATTACCCGGTAGAGATGACACCTGGCGATGAAGTGACCAGCTTCTCCTCGCGGGGGCCGAACTTCGATGGCAAACTGAGCATCAAGCCGGATATCGTTGCTCCTGGCTATGGAGTGCTCTCCACCTACCCTGCTTATGGCAAGGACCATCCAGAAACGGATTATTCCAAGGCCTATTCACGCCTCAATGGTACAAGCATGGCAACACCACATGTAGCCGGCTTGGCGCTGTTAATCAAACAGAAACACCCGGACTATACGCCATTCGATATTCGTGCCGCTCTGGCGAACACAGCAGACCCTGTCTTCAACCAAGGAGCTCCTGAAGACCTCTACCGTCAAGGTCCAGGACGCGCTAATGTTGAAAATGCCATTAACACTCCGGCACTGCTGCAGGCGATCGAGCCTATCTCTATCCTGGACAAGAACTTTGTTCCTCAGAATGTGATCAACTACAATCCGTCCACAAGCTTTGGCACATTGCTGCCAGGTTCTGAAGCGACCAAAGTCCTTCAGTTGAAGAATATGAGTGATAGCACGCTCACCTATTCAGCTTCCGTGGAATGGAATTATGGTGATCCTAAAGTATCTGCGGCTCTCGACAAATCATCGGTAACTGCAGCCGCGAATGGTGCCTCCACGTTCAACCTGAAGGTTACCGTTGCTGCTGATACCGAGCCACAAATGCTACAAGGTAATATCGTACTGAAAGCAGACGGACAGCCAACACTTCACTTGCCGTTTGCAATAAATGTAGATAAGACAACCGAACAACCTGATTGGGGCACAGGCATTCAGGAAGCTACACTGAGCCAGCCGATCGTCTACACCAATTCAAGTGCAGTGCTGAACTACAAATTGAAGGCAAAAGATATTAACTACTATGAAGTGAATCTGGTTGGCTTGGATGACATCAAAAAAGGTTCATATCAGGTATCCACAACTGGCTCACCGGATAAATTCTTTGAACCTGGCAACTACAGCACGGTGATATCATCCACCTATCACCCATATGACCATAATGGTGATCCAATCCTGGATGCTAGCGGCAACCCGGCAGTTGCCAGCCTGACCGATGGGGTCTACAAGCTTGAGATTCTTGGAATCAAAGCCAAAGATAACACCAAGACTCCGATCAAAATTGATTATAATAAGGATTCTTACTACAGCACCTACACCTCATTCCGCTTTATCACTGTCTCTGGCAGTGGAAACAATGGTGGCGGCGGTGGTGGAGGTGGCGGCACAGTAGTAACGCCAACACCTGTAGTAGTTCCAGCTCCTGTGAAGTCCCTTGTTGAAGAAGGGGTTCAACAGGTAACGGTAACACCTCTAACTGTATCGAAGGATGGTGTAACGACAGTAACCGTCAGCGACAGCGATCTGAAGGCCGCTCTGGCCAAAGCCGCTGCTGCCAAGACAGCCGTTGTCATCTCCGTCAGCAGTATCGCTGATAAGTCTGCTGAACTGAGCCTGACCGCAGAGCAGTTGAAATTACTCGCAGGTATGCCAGCAGGCAGCACCGTTATTGTAAATATTGCCGGATCTGCTGTATCTCTGCCTGTATCCTTACTTGCGGCTTCCCCTGCGGGCCAGAGCTTGAAGCTAGTAATCAAGCAAGAGCCTGATGCAGCCGGCAAGCTGATTGCAGGTACTCCGGGTGCCAAGATCATTGGAACCCCGGTATCTTATGAAGCTTCATGGACTACAGCTACAGGCAGCACTTACTTGAACGTTCCAACCAACGTGTTCATCAAGCGCACCTTCACTGTACCAGGCAAGATTGAATCGAAGACTGCTGGTGTGCTGTTTGAAAAAGACGGATTGGTGACTCCGGTTGCTTCGGTCTTCACACCACAAGCCGATGGAACAACCCTTGTGACCGTAAGCCGTCCAGGCTTCTCCGTGTATGCAGCAGTCAGCAAACCGGCAGCAGCCTTCACAGACATCACTAATTCCAAATCAGCTGTTGCCATCCAGACACTGGCTGACAAGCTGATTATCCAAGGAACTTCGGCAACTACTTTTGCACCGCAGAGCAACCTGACCCGCGCCGAGTTCACAGCCCTCTTGACCCGTGCACTGGGTCTGCGTACCGATGCCAGCGTAACCTTCTCCGATGTGAAATCAACGGACTGGTACGCTAAGGATGTCGCCGCAGCTTCCAAGGCCGGTCTGATTCTGGGTATCGGAGGCGGCAAGTTTGCACCTACGCAAAAAGTAACCCGCCAAGAGCTCGCTGTCATTCTGGACAGAGCAGTGAAACTGACAGGCACTGAGCTGAAGGCTGTTGCTAATCCTTCGTTCACAACTTACTCCGACAGCGCTAAGGTAGCCCCTTACGCCAAGGACAGTCTGCTAGCCCTGACCAAAGCCGGCGTCTTCGCCAGCGAATCAGGAATTGCCTTCAATCCAACAGCTCCGGCAACCCGTGAGACAGCAGCCGCTGCACTCTATGAATTGCTGAGCAAGAGCGGTTTGATTCAGTAA
- a CDS encoding DNA-3-methyladenine glycosylase I has protein sequence MDVKRCDWVNTDPVYIAYHDEEWGKPLVDGLKLFELLMLEGMQAGLSWYTVLKKREGFREAFDGFDPEKIVLYGEDKVEELMQNAGIVRNRLKIKGVIINAQVYQQICREEEGGFAGYLWSFVGGTPVVNHWKNRAEVPATTPQSDQMSKALKRKGMKFVGSTICYAFMQASGMVDDHALDCFCRTPPAAIES, from the coding sequence GTGGATGTAAAGCGTTGCGATTGGGTGAACACGGACCCGGTATACATAGCTTATCATGATGAAGAGTGGGGCAAGCCGCTGGTTGATGGCCTGAAGCTGTTCGAGCTGCTGATGCTGGAGGGGATGCAGGCCGGGCTGAGCTGGTATACGGTGCTGAAGAAGCGGGAGGGCTTCCGCGAGGCTTTTGACGGCTTTGATCCGGAGAAGATCGTGCTGTATGGGGAGGACAAAGTCGAAGAGCTGATGCAAAATGCGGGAATTGTCCGCAACCGTCTGAAGATTAAGGGCGTGATTATCAATGCACAGGTGTATCAGCAGATCTGCCGCGAGGAAGAGGGCGGCTTTGCCGGTTATTTGTGGAGCTTCGTCGGCGGGACGCCGGTGGTGAATCACTGGAAGAACAGAGCCGAGGTTCCCGCGACGACCCCTCAGTCCGATCAGATGAGCAAGGCGCTCAAGCGCAAGGGGATGAAGTTCGTCGGCTCGACGATCTGTTACGCTTTTATGCAGGCGTCCGGGATGGTGGATGACCATGCGCTGGATTGTTTTTGCCGGACTCCCCCTGCTGCTATAGAGAGTTGA
- a CDS encoding RNA polymerase sigma factor — protein sequence MDNKELFQTYNKEVYRTCYYMVHDAADAEDLCQEVFITLFRSEWQGIEYLKAWIMKITVNTCLNHLKRRNSLQQKLKAHLHMFRENPQPLVDKLVEQKETKLEWAGYMSRLPAKIRVVLTLRYMHDFSLEDIRRMLDIPLGTVKSRQHKGLRMMKRILEEAGVQPIAKEDEEYGQNRSAVKASLK from the coding sequence GTGGATAACAAGGAATTATTCCAGACCTACAACAAGGAGGTATACCGCACCTGCTATTATATGGTGCATGATGCTGCCGATGCTGAGGATCTGTGTCAGGAGGTATTCATCACTCTCTTCCGCAGCGAGTGGCAAGGCATTGAATATCTGAAGGCCTGGATTATGAAGATCACCGTCAACACCTGCCTGAATCATCTGAAGCGCAGGAACAGCCTGCAGCAGAAGCTGAAGGCGCATCTCCATATGTTCAGGGAGAATCCGCAGCCGCTGGTAGACAAGCTGGTGGAGCAGAAGGAAACGAAGCTGGAATGGGCGGGATACATGTCCCGGCTCCCGGCGAAGATCAGGGTGGTGCTGACTCTGCGGTATATGCATGATTTCAGTCTGGAGGACATCCGCCGGATGCTGGACATCCCGCTGGGGACCGTGAAGTCCAGACAGCACAAGGGACTGCGTATGATGAAGAGGATTCTCGAAGAAGCGGGCGTTCAGCCCATAGCGAAGGAGGACGAAGAATATGGACAGAACCGAAGCGCAGTTAAAGCGTCGCTTAAATGA
- a CDS encoding DUF4179 domain-containing protein: MDRTEAQLKRRLNEDQELNYPDFEQMWGRMEQVGYASSKGGSRAGANSPVRHRNWRKITVAASFSVVLMAVPVYAAVQYDWGDLLNHRSGVQAAISQNLGQQLGQMITKDGVTLTLHTALSDENRTVILYSLDVGGDKGNGIWDVNGMSLKDAKGNGNDMESSYQQWDEKTKRYNGYFETDWSPAQETVKVSLSATGIQSYSQQEVDLKLDTDSPERQSFPVNRDGLESFGVQPFKEGNERLMLSTDTIFSDPEARRLASPQIMAYRDGQLVKKSQGSVMGKPGDNGEYTSLEYYKPADVPKDETTYKLSYTKLERNIDGPWTFDFELSKKQMAGATMKTALNLPLEAGDSLNMIEQMVVTPTQIRVAVRSNTEPFPDLPYVNYTLEVNGQKLDGGLWYTGSEDRKLMTLRFERPANLEITKDTPMTLVGKYKVTVHEDDKAPLELKNISGEKQTLIRQTGGYPVQWTYYMQGADLYVETKSDDPNFGGVNQTYIGKGKDRLISSIVTTKFRGDGNNHSINKYKDFKGKEASIYMFYYTTNAPDKETRVQLQGQ; the protein is encoded by the coding sequence ATGGACAGAACCGAAGCGCAGTTAAAGCGTCGCTTAAATGAGGATCAGGAGCTGAATTACCCTGATTTCGAGCAAATGTGGGGCCGGATGGAGCAGGTCGGATATGCTTCCTCCAAGGGCGGCAGCCGTGCAGGAGCAAATAGCCCGGTCCGCCATCGTAACTGGCGTAAGATCACTGTCGCAGCCTCCTTCAGCGTAGTGCTGATGGCTGTTCCCGTGTATGCCGCTGTGCAATATGACTGGGGGGATCTGCTTAACCATAGAAGTGGTGTACAGGCTGCGATATCCCAGAATCTGGGTCAGCAGCTGGGCCAAATGATCACCAAGGATGGAGTAACCCTGACGCTGCATACGGCGCTCTCGGATGAGAACCGCACAGTGATTCTGTACAGCCTGGATGTCGGTGGAGACAAGGGCAACGGAATATGGGATGTGAACGGAATGTCCCTTAAGGATGCCAAAGGAAACGGTAATGACATGGAATCCAGCTACCAGCAGTGGGACGAGAAAACCAAGCGGTACAACGGCTATTTCGAGACAGACTGGAGTCCGGCCCAGGAGACAGTCAAAGTAAGCCTTAGCGCAACAGGAATTCAGTCCTACTCCCAACAGGAGGTGGACCTGAAGCTGGATACGGACTCACCGGAGCGGCAGAGCTTCCCGGTCAACCGGGATGGACTGGAGTCCTTTGGCGTGCAGCCCTTTAAGGAAGGGAATGAGCGTCTGATGTTGTCCACAGACACTATTTTTTCTGATCCTGAAGCGAGAAGGCTGGCGTCCCCGCAAATTATGGCGTACCGGGATGGGCAGCTTGTTAAGAAATCTCAGGGAAGCGTAATGGGCAAACCGGGAGATAACGGAGAATATACTTCCCTTGAGTACTACAAGCCTGCTGATGTGCCGAAGGATGAAACCACGTATAAACTCAGTTACACCAAGCTTGAACGCAATATTGATGGTCCGTGGACGTTCGATTTCGAGCTGAGCAAGAAGCAAATGGCTGGTGCGACGATGAAGACAGCCCTGAATCTGCCACTGGAGGCCGGAGACTCGTTGAACATGATTGAGCAGATGGTGGTAACACCGACGCAGATCCGAGTGGCTGTGCGGAGTAATACGGAGCCGTTCCCTGATTTGCCGTATGTTAATTATACTCTTGAGGTGAATGGTCAGAAGCTGGATGGCGGATTATGGTATACAGGCTCTGAGGACCGTAAGCTGATGACACTGCGCTTCGAGCGGCCGGCAAATCTTGAGATTACCAAAGACACACCAATGACGCTTGTGGGGAAATATAAAGTTACCGTGCATGAGGATGACAAGGCGCCGCTTGAATTAAAGAACATCTCTGGCGAGAAGCAGACACTAATCCGGCAAACCGGCGGGTATCCGGTGCAGTGGACCTATTATATGCAGGGGGCAGACCTCTATGTGGAGACGAAGAGTGATGATCCGAATTTTGGCGGTGTGAATCAGACCTACATCGGTAAAGGCAAAGACCGGCTCATCAGCAGCATTGTAACCACTAAGTTCAGAGGAGACGGAAATAACCATAGTATTAATAAGTACAAGGATTTCAAGGGAAAAGAAGCTTCAATATATATGTTCTATTACACAACAAATGCACCGGACAAAGAGACACGGGTACAGCTGCAAGGACAATAG
- the dnaK gene encoding molecular chaperone DnaK, translated as MSKVIGIDLGTTNSCVAVMEGGEAVVIPNPEGARTTPSVVGFKKDGERIVGETAKRQAITNPDRTIASIKRHMGTGHKESIDGKDYSAQEISAMILQKLKSDAEAYLGQTVTQAVITVPAYFNDSQRQATKDAGKIAGLEVLRIVNEPTAAALAYGLEKSEDHTILVYDLGGGTFDVSILELGDGFFEVKATSGDNRLGGDDFDQLVMDYLVAEFKKEQGIDLSKDKAAVQRLKDAAEKAKKELSGVLTTTVSLPFITVVDGVPQHLEINLTRAKFDELTASLVERTLGPTRQALKDAGMTPADLNRIVLVGGSTRIPAVQDAIKKLTGKDPHKGVNPDEVVALGAAVQAGVLTGDVKDVVLLDVTPLSLGIETAGGVFTKMIERNTTIPTSKSQVFSTFADSQPSVEIHVLQGEREMANGNKTLGRFMLNEIPPAPRGVPQIEVTFDIDANGIVNVSATDKGTNKSQKITITSSSGLSDAEVEQMMKDAELHAEEDRKRKELVEAKNGADQLVYSTDKVIKDLGDKVDASEIDKANEAKDKVKAALETDNLEEITAATEALNEIVQQLSVKLYEQAAQEQQGAEAGQDASEGNAKKDNVVDADYEVVDDEKNQG; from the coding sequence GTGAGTAAAGTTATCGGTATTGACTTAGGAACCACGAACTCTTGCGTTGCGGTTATGGAAGGCGGCGAAGCCGTCGTTATCCCGAATCCGGAAGGCGCGCGTACAACCCCATCGGTTGTAGGCTTCAAGAAAGACGGCGAGCGCATCGTCGGTGAAACGGCAAAACGCCAGGCCATTACGAACCCGGACCGTACGATCGCTTCGATCAAACGCCACATGGGTACAGGCCACAAAGAAAGCATTGACGGCAAGGACTATTCTGCACAGGAAATCTCGGCAATGATTCTTCAGAAGCTGAAATCCGATGCTGAAGCTTATCTGGGCCAGACGGTAACCCAAGCGGTTATTACAGTTCCTGCTTATTTCAATGACAGCCAGCGTCAGGCTACCAAGGATGCAGGTAAAATTGCCGGCCTTGAAGTGCTGCGTATCGTCAATGAGCCAACAGCAGCTGCTCTTGCTTACGGTCTGGAAAAATCCGAAGATCACACCATCCTGGTCTATGACCTTGGCGGCGGTACCTTCGACGTATCCATCCTTGAGCTGGGCGACGGCTTCTTTGAAGTAAAGGCCACCAGCGGTGACAACCGTCTGGGCGGAGATGATTTTGACCAACTGGTTATGGATTATCTCGTAGCTGAATTCAAGAAAGAGCAAGGCATTGATCTGAGCAAGGACAAAGCGGCGGTTCAACGTCTGAAAGATGCTGCGGAAAAAGCGAAGAAAGAGCTGTCCGGCGTACTCACAACTACAGTATCGCTTCCGTTCATCACGGTAGTTGACGGAGTGCCTCAGCACTTGGAGATCAACCTGACCCGTGCCAAGTTCGACGAATTGACTGCAAGTCTGGTTGAGCGCACACTGGGACCTACCCGTCAAGCGCTGAAGGATGCTGGTATGACGCCTGCGGACCTGAACAGAATCGTACTGGTCGGCGGATCGACTCGTATTCCTGCCGTACAGGATGCGATTAAGAAGCTTACAGGCAAAGATCCGCACAAAGGTGTTAACCCGGATGAAGTAGTAGCCCTGGGTGCTGCTGTTCAAGCGGGCGTACTGACTGGTGATGTAAAAGACGTAGTCTTGCTCGACGTAACTCCGCTGTCCCTCGGTATTGAAACTGCAGGCGGCGTGTTCACGAAGATGATTGAGCGCAACACTACGATCCCTACAAGCAAATCGCAGGTGTTCTCGACCTTCGCAGACAGCCAGCCTAGCGTGGAAATCCACGTATTGCAGGGTGAACGCGAGATGGCGAACGGCAACAAGACGCTGGGACGCTTCATGCTGAACGAGATTCCACCGGCACCGCGCGGCGTACCGCAGATCGAAGTTACCTTCGACATCGATGCCAACGGTATCGTTAATGTCTCTGCTACAGATAAAGGTACCAACAAGAGCCAGAAGATCACCATTACTTCTTCCAGCGGTCTGAGTGACGCAGAAGTGGAACAGATGATGAAGGATGCTGAGCTGCACGCTGAGGAAGACCGCAAGCGTAAAGAACTGGTTGAAGCCAAGAACGGTGCTGACCAGCTCGTATACTCCACAGATAAAGTAATCAAGGATCTGGGCGACAAGGTCGATGCTTCCGAGATCGACAAAGCCAATGAAGCCAAGGATAAGGTGAAGGCTGCACTTGAAACCGACAACCTGGAAGAAATTACTGCCGCTACAGAGGCGCTGAATGAGATTGTACAGCAGTTGTCCGTGAAGCTGTATGAGCAGGCTGCACAGGAACAGCAGGGTGCTGAAGCGGGTCAGGATGCTTCTGAAGGCAATGCCAAGAAGGATAATGTGGTAGATGCGGATTACGAAGTGGTTGACGATGAGAAGAATCAAGGGTAA